The stretch of DNA AATCGGTTGATAGCGTCTGAGGTCAAGTGTCAACTTCCAGAAACTGGCATCGCCCCAGCCAAAAATTCCGGATCGCATTACCTCAATTTCATTCCACCAGCCCCGCGTGGTATTTATCCACAGATTGCGGTTATCATATCCGACAAAGAATCCAATTGACGGGACATTATCCCTGTTAGTTGAGGAAATGGTTGCACCAGTGGTATCACTTTTCACAGACTGAAACGAAAACCGGCCCCCGATCCGGCCCCTTTCGCCAATGTAACTGCCAACAGTAGTGTAAAGCTCCGTGCTGGTTTCATCAAATTTAGCAACTTCGTTCCCTCTATCGCGTTGGTAGAATTCAACTCGGTAAGATAAATGATTTCCGGCAAACCAGGGGTCCTCGATAGCGGCTTCCACGTTTGTAGCTCCACCGAGCAAAAAGCGACCTGAAAAGCGAATATTCTGGCCTTTTAGATTTAAGGAGGTGAATCCTGCTCCGGCTTGAACACCATCTGCATCGCTAATTCTAAAAGCAAGGGTAGGCAGATGGGGGAAGGTTTCTTTGACTTCGATGCCAATGACAACACTATCCCGCTCTGCAAATGCTTCTACCTTATGGTAACTGAAGAGCCCCAGCGTTTCTAAGCGCTCATAATCTCTTTGTGCATTGCCTGCGACGTAAGGCTCACCCACTTTCGAGGTAAGCTCACGCGTGATAATATACCTCTTCGTCCACTTCAGGCCGGAAATTCGAATTTCTTTAATGGTTTGCCCGTTAAGCGCCCCATCTGAACCCGAGGCATAAATACTTACGCATAAAACATGAAAAAAAAGAATGGTAAAGAGTGATCTTGCCGAAAAGGCCATTGACGTCTCCATTAATTCTTTGGGAATTTCTCGAATATCTTTTGCACAGCCATATTAATTGTCTCTTCGCGTTTTTCAGGCGTAGATTTTTCCTCAAGTGTTTTGGTGGCAGAACCGCGCCAGAGACGATCGCCTGTCTTGGTTTCTAAAAAATCCAAGACAAGGGTGCCTTCTTGATATTTCTGTTCCAGCACTTTTTGCGAGAAACTTACACTAACAGAACCGGAACTGCCATATGCCCGACCCTGTGCGATGCTTAGGTCTAATGTTTTGTCTTGCACAATAATGAAGTAAAGGATTTTCAAATCCGGATCTCCTCGTTGCAGCTCTAAGCCCTTGGCCTGTAGTTCACTATTAACCGCGTTTTTTATAAGTTCCTGCAATTCTGGGAATTGTTGCAAAACTCCCGCAGCCTCACTATCCGCTTGCCAATCAAAGGTCCTGTAGTTACTAAAGTCAGTTTTTTTGAAATAATAATCTTCTACACGAATCGACGAAGAGGCACAACTCAGGCAAAAAGCGAGCAAACTAACACCACTGATTATGTCTTTCATTTTCATTGGAATTCCTCCATGTAAGTCTTATAACAGGAAGTCAACTCCCTACCCTTCACTGTGTACAAGCAGTGAATTCAGAAAGTGAAGAACAAGCCGCCCGAGATATCCAACTGAAACATCCATGTTGTCTTGGGACTATCATAACATTCGTCAGATTCGTTACAGAAGGCGGCCTCAACACTACCAAACCACGCTGAAGCCACTCGACTCTGGAGACGGAATCCAACTCTTTTGCTGATTAAGGTCTTCGCACCAAGCACATAGCTGAACGCAATGCCCTTTTCATTATCAAAATCGCCTTTAGGTACGAGACGAGTCAAGCCCCAGGTCAAGGCAAAAAACGGCTGAATCTTCTTCGACGATCCAGGAAAAGCCACTATCCCTAACTCGTAGGAGTCTAAATTCAAGTCGAAGAGGGTAATTTTCCGGTCAATTTCTGAATTGAAAAACGTGAGCTCTGTCGATTGTCGTTCGAGGATGAACTCTAACATAATAGTGCTTTCGACTAGCCAGACGCCAAAGATCAGCCCGAAATCCGGGGAACTTTGTATCTTGAGGCCCTGCACCAAGTGCTGTTCAGCCAAATCCAGGCTCCCACCTTCAAATCCGCCCCCGAGGCGGTAGCCTCCGAAAACGGTGAACTCCCCTTTCTGGGCCCATGCACTGGATAAATCGAGGACCAAAAACAGAAAAATTGCTGTCAGTATTAAACCCTGCTGATTTTTTGAGATTGTTTTTTCTTTCTTCATCTTTGAACGGACACAAAACGTCTAAATTAGTTTGTTTGTGAAGAACCAGTGGTCAATCTTATGCGAATACGGTGCCAGACTACACCATTCAAGAAAAAACAAAATTAGTCTCGTCGTAAGCTTTAAAAAATAAATAACTAAGGGCAGGAAAGCGAACTGAATGAAAAAGCAATTAAGTTACGAAACCGGCATGTCTGTCTAATGATATGCTGCAGTTTTTATGATATGATGAGATTCCAGCACCGCTTCGATTCATTATTTTAAATCATATTTCTCAAGGCGGTAATAAAACGTCGGCGGGGTCAGATGCAGTAGTTTTGCCGCTTTGCTCTTATTATATTTTGCAAGTTTCAAAGCCTGCAAAAGCAAGCTCTTTTCAACCTCCTCTAAATCAATACCGCTTGAGGGAAGCTGGACGGCCTCAGCTGAAAATCTCGATGGAGCGGTCGATTCTATAAAACCCAGATGCTCTTTCTCAATAGTCTTTTCCTTCGAAAAGAGCACCACCCTCTCAACAACATTGCGCAATTCCCGAACATTCCCACGCCACTTGTGATTCAATAATAGTTCTTGCGCTGCCGAAGTTAAAGTCGGTACATCTCTCCTGGATTTGCGGGCAAATTTTTCAATAAAGAATTCAGCCAGTTCGATAATATCCTCCTGGCGGTGCCGCAGCGGTGAAATGACAATCCGATACACATTTAATCGGAACAACAAATCCTGCCGAAACTTACCTTCTTCCGCTAATTCTTTGAGATTCCCATTTGTGGAGGCAATAACACGTACATCAACTTTAACAAGACGAGATCCGCCAACACGATAGAATTCCTCCTCCTCGAGAATTCGTAGTAACTTAACCTGTGCTTCCATCGGAAGCTCGCCAATTTCGTCCAGAATCAATGTCCCACGGTGCGCCAACTCAAACTTACCCATGCTGTCTTGAAACGCACCCGTAAACGCGCCTTTTACGTGACCAAAAATCTCTGATTCTACTAAATTCTCGGGTATGGCGCCGCAATTTAATACAACACAGGGCCTTTGGGAGCGCGGGCTGTCCGCATGGATTAGTTGAGCTATCAATTCTTTGCCCGTGCCGGTTTCTCCCTCTAAAAGAATTGTAGCATCTGTTTTAGCAACTCTAGCTGCTTCGCTCTTCAATTTTTTTGTGTCCTGGCTGCTTCCGATTATTATAATTGACTTGTCGGAGAAAGATTGCAATTTTCGCCTGTGTTCGAGTTCAATTTGCAGTTCATAAGATTCAAGTGCTCTTTCAAGAGAAAGCAACAATTCCTGAGCATTGATTGGTTTGACAAGATAATCGAATGCACCCTTTTTAATTGAATCTACTACCTGGGGAATACTATCATAGGCAGTAATCATGATAACCGGGAGCATCGAACAGCGTGTTTTAATATCCGCCAGAAGCTCTATGCCGTTTTTACCCGGCAGATTAATATCAACGATAACCAAATCATAAGAATTTTTCGATAAAACAGTCAGCGCTTCTTCGGCAGATTCAGCCATTTGAAGCGTATACTTCTCCTTGAGGGTGTCTTGCATCGCCTCACGAAACAGTTCATCATCTTCAACAATTAAAATGCTTTTATAGCAATCAGCCACCTTGTCGAGCCCCTTGTCTTGGAAGTCGGATTATGAATTTGGTACCAATACCTGTCTGGCTCTCGACTGCGATTTGCCCGCCATGCTCTGCAATAACCCGTGAAACGATTGCCAGACCCAGGCCAATGCCCTTTCTTTTTGTGGAAAAAAAAGGTTCGAATATTCTCAGGAGATCTTGTCGGGAAATACCTATGCCGTCATCCTGGATATGAACCTCCAAAGTGTTTGAATCCGATAACGTAGTAACCGCAAGCGTACCGTTTGTAGACATCGCATCCTTGGCATTTAGAAACAAATTAACCAGGACCTGTATAATTTGGTTGCTA from candidate division KSB1 bacterium encodes:
- a CDS encoding BamA/TamA family outer membrane protein: MAFSARSLFTILFFHVLCVSIYASGSDGALNGQTIKEIRISGLKWTKRYIITRELTSKVGEPYVAGNAQRDYERLETLGLFSYHKVEAFAERDSVVIGIEVKETFPHLPTLAFRISDADGVQAGAGFTSLNLKGQNIRFSGRFLLGGATNVEAAIEDPWFAGNHLSYRVEFYQRDRGNEVAKFDETSTELYTTVGSYIGERGRIGGRFSFQSVKSDTTGATISSTNRDNVPSIGFFVGYDNRNLWINTTRGWWNEIEVMRSGIFGWGDASFWKLTLDLRRYQPIVHNHTLALFSLTTLTTGTAGVDYAPWQFYGLGGWNTIRGSDLSSRVGKNQMINTLEYRWTFFEPYVLTFFGKFTAFIGLQAVVFADLGHAWNEKDEFKLDNFLDGYGFGINILTPFSGMARVHLAWNEAGKSIRVGIRGREKALTQRQRVR
- a CDS encoding DUF4136 domain-containing protein, with the translated sequence MKMKDIISGVSLLAFCLSCASSSIRVEDYYFKKTDFSNYRTFDWQADSEAAGVLQQFPELQELIKNAVNSELQAKGLELQRGDPDLKILYFIIVQDKTLDLSIAQGRAYGSSGSVSVSFSQKVLEQKYQEGTLVLDFLETKTGDRLWRGSATKTLEEKSTPEKREETINMAVQKIFEKFPKN
- a CDS encoding sigma-54-dependent Fis family transcriptional regulator, with the protein product MADCYKSILIVEDDELFREAMQDTLKEKYTLQMAESAEEALTVLSKNSYDLVIVDINLPGKNGIELLADIKTRCSMLPVIMITAYDSIPQVVDSIKKGAFDYLVKPINAQELLLSLERALESYELQIELEHRRKLQSFSDKSIIIIGSSQDTKKLKSEAARVAKTDATILLEGETGTGKELIAQLIHADSPRSQRPCVVLNCGAIPENLVESEIFGHVKGAFTGAFQDSMGKFELAHRGTLILDEIGELPMEAQVKLLRILEEEEFYRVGGSRLVKVDVRVIASTNGNLKELAEEGKFRQDLLFRLNVYRIVISPLRHRQEDIIELAEFFIEKFARKSRRDVPTLTSAAQELLLNHKWRGNVRELRNVVERVVLFSKEKTIEKEHLGFIESTAPSRFSAEAVQLPSSGIDLEEVEKSLLLQALKLAKYNKSKAAKLLHLTPPTFYYRLEKYDLK